One Vitis vinifera cultivar Pinot Noir 40024 chromosome 15, ASM3070453v1 genomic window, AAAGCGCACACTTCAAACTTTGTTGATACCTACATTGATAAACTAGTGGGCACACAACATTTCCAAGCATTTTACAGAGAAATCTCCAAGATGGTACCCGGCAAGAAACCATGAACAGAATCacaaatataacaaaatcaatCATTGAACTATTTTCAATTGGAAGTTAACACTATTGTAATATTCAAACACTTGGTTTAGATACACAATTTGGTACACTATTTTAGTGTCAGATGAACCCAAAAACAGACGGTTTGAAAAACTGCTTTACAGATTTCTCTACATGGAACTCAACAGAGAATCCtaagaaaaaggagagaaagtAAATTCACAACCAGATAGATTGATAGGTAATATGACAAGATGACCACAGAGCTGCCATACCACAGCAAGGAACTTGAACTTTTTTACATGCGTTTTGCCAAGTTTCCTTCTTCAATATAGTAACCAGGCATCTTTGGATTAGGAAACTCCAActtcaatatttattttgtatcaaTATAATCAACCAACAAACAAAGCTCTCCAGATGTCATTACAATCCTCATCCGTTTTCCGTGTTGTTTGCTGATCCCCAAATAGAGTAGCCTTGAGTGTAGTCATTTCCTCTGTTTTCTACACATGGAAACACAAATTACTACTCTGTACACTTCATGCTGGTTAGATAAACCTGAGCCTGGACAACCGTCCTCCCAATTTTAAATCCCGGAACTACTGTGAACCCCACTTTTCCCCTAGCTTTTCCAGGCAACATAGACTTTCTTGTAACATCTTCCATATACACCATGGAGAATTCTACGCCTCGCTCAACTTGAAAGATCTCAACCACAGGATTGAATGAAAAGGCCAGCTTATGAAGCATCCATATCGAACTTGCCATGTTAACAAACGACTCATAGAATACGCTCAAGGACCTCCATGAATTCAATACAACTTCATTTTTATCCAAATTGCTAAAAATCGATGATTCCATTGTAGGGTGAATAAGCTCTTGATATTTTGTCTcacaaaactttgaaaactgaGAATTGGGATTCTTGAGGATCTCTAGAGGACCATCAGATACATGCTCGATTAATTGCTTCAAAGAACGATTCTTAACCAAATTAGCACCATCCCCATTACACGTGACTTCATTCCCACCCAATCCAAACCCTTCTGAATCAAAACCTCGAAACATCCCCAAACAAACATATGACAGAAACGCATACCTATAATGCCCTTTTTTCACATAATCAATATTAGGATGAACCGAATTGGCGGCCAAATCCAAGTCCCACTTCGCTTTCTtcatcaaatcaatcaaaatctTAGTAAAAACATGCATTGATCTACAAGCATCATGCAATATAGAATCAAAAACTGTAATAGACAAAAAGACCTCAGATGATGGATTTTCATAATCAGATAACCTTTTCGACAACTTCAAATTAAGTTTTCGAATCTTATCCAAATTGTGTCTTAGAACCAAAACCTCAGCAGCTTTATCGTCAATTTCCAACTGTAGTCGATTAGAGACTGTTTCCAGAGCTCGAAGCTTACTTTGGTTCTCCTCCACCTGAGCTTCCAAGGAAGACCCAATTGGAAAATCAAGGTTGGAATTCGGATTCTGGCGAAATTCTCTATACAATTGCTTGAAATCCGATAGTTTCCGGAGGTGCGACACCGCGGCCCTGTCAGCGGCGCTTATGCTTTCTTCGACAAAAGGGACATGGGCTGTTTGGAATTGGAGATACGAAGCTTCAAAAGAGGAAATGGTAGCGAACAGCGACGAAATCAACGGTTCTGAGAAGTGGGTATTAATGGGTCTGATCTGGGTCTCCGGGTTCGAAGGTGTTTTCTCCATCGCAACCGGCGGAGAAGGTTTGGGGAACGCGGGCTGGTCGGGCTTGATGACGACTACTTTCTGACCGGTGATGACTTCCTCGGCGGAGTCAAGGAGGGAAAACCCGTCGGAGTCGTAGCTGTCGGCGGCCGCTCCGGCTCCAGCGGGGTCTTCATCGGCAAAGAATTCAAAGGTTTTAGACTTGAAAGCAAGGGCAAATTTCTGAAACATTTCGGAAATCTGTGGAGGTTTGGAAGACCCATCCATCTCAGgcattcttttccttctttctcgAAACGTTAGCTCTCTGTAATCTCTCTATATCCTCTCTTATGATAAGACCGGAttagagagagaagagaagagaagagaagagagatgATTGCAAAGAAAGAATTGCTGTGTAAAGAGAAGGGAGGTAGAGAGAGAATACTTGAACTATACTGCTCGGTGTGATATGCAGAGcattctagagagagagaggctttGGATGTCTTGGAAGGAAGGTATGAGTGTTTGGCTCGGTGgacttttcctttgttttttttttttttcttttcttctctttttttttttttttaagcttcctcttccttatttatttatcgaTGGTGGACTTTTTGAGGGATTTCTGATTTCTCATTAACGGTAATAAAGGATACCGCCAGTTTGACAGCTTGATTGTCGTTCAACCTGACAGACCAATAAGATTTGGACAACTAAGCATTCCAAAACTGGCATCCCAGTAACACTTTCCATCCATTTTTTAAAGGTATTTTCATATttactcaaaaataaataatattaatattatttttaaaaattattactttcacttcagttttaatttttttattaaaaataaaaataaaaaacctaccTCAAATAAGGCccagattattatttttttctcctttattattcatttttgtaGTTTAAGGGTTTTAATTGGGGTCTTATCAAAGTTAGTAGAGGCCCATCATTCATAAAGTTGAGAGCTAAGCATgtgaagaaaaggaaaggattaaagggttttttttttttttttttttggccaatTTTTTATCcctaaaataagattttgattgaaaataaaattgttggtAATTTGGCTTTTGGGTGAACCAACCAATAGAAGGGAGCTGCAACTTGAGAGGCATGCCTTGTTTTCCAATCATTGAGATAGCAATATCTGCAATCTCAATAATTTCATCCTTCTTGTGATGCACTACAATCAAGTGTGCTTCTCTAATTACCTTTTCATGCCTTTCCACCTCTCcaacttctcttcttcttcttttctttttcctttaattatttttatttttatttttatttatttatttatttatcggtttttccttttaaaaatatatttttaaaatacaattttgaaGCATATAAGGTTTGAAGGGTGGTGATACTAGTAGATACAAAAATCTCAGTAATAGGTTAGGTGAGAGTTGAAATTAATATGGAGAGGTAAATGGAGTGTAAAGGAGGAATCATATGAGATCAAGGGAGTTGACTCCAAGGAACAGGCCAAactcaaaatatttggttggtGAAGTTCAGTGGCATTATTAAGAGGGCAGGTTAGGGGTTTGTTAAATGAAGtcaaatttagtttattttaaattataaacttttcTACAACTTggaacaaagaaagaaataggaaaaaatttgtaagaaaataatttttttttaaatgtattagtttttttaactgaatataaaaagttaattttttattaaattgaaaagtaatttattaatatttatcaatataattaaattaaacttattgataataaatttactttaattttattaattgatattaattaataacttttaactgaatagaaaaaaatcaaatattttaacttcttTAATTAGTCAAAAAAATGAACATGACCCTAATTGAGATatgttaaataaat contains:
- the LOC100250589 gene encoding protein GRAVITROPIC IN THE LIGHT 1; translation: MPEMDGSSKPPQISEMFQKFALAFKSKTFEFFADEDPAGAGAAADSYDSDGFSLLDSAEEVITGQKVVVIKPDQPAFPKPSPPVAMEKTPSNPETQIRPINTHFSEPLISSLFATISSFEASYLQFQTAHVPFVEESISAADRAAVSHLRKLSDFKQLYREFRQNPNSNLDFPIGSSLEAQVEENQSKLRALETVSNRLQLEIDDKAAEVLVLRHNLDKIRKLNLKLSKRLSDYENPSSEVFLSITVFDSILHDACRSMHVFTKILIDLMKKAKWDLDLAANSVHPNIDYVKKGHYRYAFLSYVCLGMFRGFDSEGFGLGGNEVTCNGDGANLVKNRSLKQLIEHVSDGPLEILKNPNSQFSKFCETKYQELIHPTMESSIFSNLDKNEVVLNSWRSLSVFYESFVNMASSIWMLHKLAFSFNPVVEIFQVERGVEFSMVYMEDVTRKSMLPGKARGKVGFTVVPGFKIGRTVVQAQVYLTSMKCTE